The Scatophagus argus isolate fScaArg1 chromosome 20, fScaArg1.pri, whole genome shotgun sequence genome window below encodes:
- the LOC124052136 gene encoding heat shock protein 30-like, with protein MLCSRGFQSALSPFMDFYWPVRSLWPEVRPLLYQQDVLQRNLQELRNSLELMDKLQHKILEETEPFPTGVAVQPLSCQLEKEGERFGLTLDTQGFSPEELSVRQVGRKLRVSGKTEKKQEDGKGSYSYVRQEFRREFDLPESLNPEAITCCLGPDGKLHIQEAKAPSVEEAERELTIKRSLEEKTEQRVCSQTGGSSSETDNSTQDKPENMDSSA; from the coding sequence ATGCTGTGCTCTCGTGGATTCCAGTCTGCCCTCAGTCCATTCATGGACTTCTACTGGCCTGTACGCAGCCTGTGGCCAGAGGTCAGACCTCTGCTCTACCAGCAGGATGTTCTGCAGAGAAACCTACAGGAGCTCCGCAACAGTCTGGAGCTGATGGACAAACTTCAACACAAGATCCTGGAGGAGACGGAGCCTTTCCCAACCGGCGTGGCCGTGCAGCCGCTCTCCTGCCAGctggagaaagagggggagcGCTTTGGCCTGACCCTGGACACTCAAGGCTTTTCCCCAGAGGAGCTGTCTGTCAGGCAGGTGGGCAGGAAGCTGAGAGTCAGCGGGAAGACggagaagaagcaggaggacGGTAAAGGCTCCTACTCTTACGTACGCCAGGAGTTCAGACGGGAGTTTGATCTCCCTGAAAGCCTGAACCCCGAAGCCATCACCTGCTGCCTGGGACCAGACGGGAAGCTCCACATCCAGGAGGCCAAAGCTCCAAGTGTggaggaggctgagagagagcTGACTATCAAGAGGAGcttggaggagaaaacagagcagagagtgtGTTCacagacaggaggcagcagctcggagacagacaacagcacacagGACAAACCTGAAAACATGGACTCATCTGCATGA
- the LOC124051731 gene encoding heat shock protein 30-like: MLCSRGFQSALSPFMDFYWPVRSLWPEVRPLLYQQDVLQRNLQELRNSLELMDKLQHKILEETEPFPTGVAVQPLSCQLEKEGERFGLTLDTQGFSPEELSVRQVGRKLRVSGKTEKKQEDGKDSYSYVRQEFRREFDLPERLNPEAITCCLGPDGKLHIQEAKAPSVEEAERELTIKRSLEEKTEQRVCSQTEGSRSETDNSTQDKPENMDSSA; encoded by the coding sequence ATGCTGTGCTCTCGTGGATTCCAGTCTGCCCTCAGCCCATTCATGGACTTCTACTGGCCTGTACGCAGCCTGTGGCCAGAGGTCAGACCTCTGCTCTACCAGCAGGATGTTCTGCAGAGAAACCTACAGGAGCTCCGCAACAGTCTGGAGCTGATGGACAAACTTCAACACAAGATCCTGGAGGAGACGGAGCCTTTCCCAACCGGCGTGGCCGTGCAGCCGCTCTCCTGCCAGctggagaaagagggggagcGCTTTGGCCTGACCCTGGACACTCAAGGCTTTTCTCCAGAGGAGCTGTCTGTCAGGCAGGTGGGCAGGAAGCTGAGAGTCAGCGGGAAGACggagaagaagcaggaggacGGTAAAGACTCCTACTCTTACGTACGCCAGGAGTTCAGACGGGAGTTTGATCTACCTGAAAGGCTGAACCCCGAAGCCATCACCTGCTGTCTGGGACCAGACGGGAAGCTCCACATCCAGGAGGCCAAAGCTCCAAGTGTggaggaggctgagagagagcTGACTATCAAGAGGAGcttggaggagaaaacagagcagagagtgtGTTCACAGACAGAAGGCAGCCGCTCggagacagacaacagcacacagGACAAACCTGAAAACATGGACTCATCTGCATGA
- the stbd1 gene encoding uncharacterized protein stbd1, translated as MKNSNSVAVERRMDLASLFCMIGRHGPAVALAVIALVSVLAGFIIYRTVRGKRRKAAAAESEDKSPEAERDASVMLPSPGECHLSTASTDVSEEGSSDAKEDVDVLKIRHRKAAAAAAEKKPPPYSPPKSDIQAPENKHTTSDDKEEMANVWDSYKERETYAEEANQRPPSDTYTVTEMVAENAFDYRQDTTNDTKDVIEEVCGNDSHLKEPEPINDEIHKGEEKVLQAECQEAEDVTTDKNISDQKTGQEEENFQCCLNNPVCFERSPHMGKTGENDRPEHNITTVQTNSESNSDKPLIYNSICYGKDEWFEEENSDRIDYSSYSGNVHVSPEEEKKNEGERAEEECVDYQDISQQAEMWSSTLEQETNLPSSQQDQCDHLMDKVMPPIQDSDWNEDGGLAGEVIEEAVDEDHSSKSDTHSPQFEEQEVELEQKEECDRIQEDGANRVEEKMLTSDSIIARSEERDSSSVALSCLSIPVKDDNYDKGLPGVTIDGNAQISSTAVFPDLSVTCQPQKEDNISTHGPQMSSHETENPPENNRNGRTVLAEECTDQMIDPHVQSCYKDHQSVQMANNEVSGKLIIAAESETVEDSTACAIAEEISCPHPPPICEDQQSDRMENDETRVTSATEAVVCNNTHLTALSVPEEITHPGMLSSFQDQQSDHMENNEIFSEVPTSAVPINTKDKIYLSPFEQSGQRDHDLSPSVGEESGISSLAVSPDVQDGNEFDMTVGNMVFPVMNHDLWSEGQTEPQNTLFSDDVAIPVINDTTTGMVFGSYPSHCSRESHSEHTNWIKYESFAANEDMFGHEIEDGYHRAMDHFTAQVTASVTSYTDDLKIQTDMKAVIEVVEIKEKSAGVHAEKEEDTKSEKEKEEDTEKTEISIMEATMDHNEWITESNYQILPWMNLSVLSFDRTKTNQLPAEECQSSSAATVTTCIDTTDIPPSTEVKQTSPLSLADENTETNKKVVAVQPMPQNVNVTFRVHYFTQSPYQTVAVTGNHQELGNWKGFIPLERVKDGHWATVVTLPTESHVEWKFVVLEKGEVCRWEECGNRLLDTGYGDDLLVHKWWGLL; from the exons atgaaaaacagcaacagcgTGGCCGTTGAGAGACGCATGGATCTGGCTTCGCTCTTCTGCATGATCGGGCGGCACGGACCCGCAGTGGCTCTGGCTGTCATAGCGCTGGTGTCCGTGCTGGCCGGTTTCATCATCTACCGGACCGTGAGGGGGAAGCGGAGGAAGGCCGCAGCCGCCGAGAGTGAAGACAAGAGCCCCGAGGCGGAGAGAGACGCGTCGGTGATGCTTCCGAGTCCGGGGGAATGTCACCTCTCCACCGCGTCAACAG ATGTGAGTGAAGAAGGCTCATCAGATGCGAAGGAGGATGTTGATGTGCTCAAAATCAGGCACCGaaaggctgctgctgccgctgccgAAAAGAAACCTCCACCTTATTCTCCTCCTAAGAGCGACATTCAAGCACCAGAAAACAAGCACACCACTTCAGATGACAAAGAGGAAATGGCAAATGTGTGGGACTCttacaaagaaagagagacttaTGCAGAAGAGGCCAATCAGCGCCCGCCAAGTGATACTTATACAGTGACTGAAATGGTCGCGGAGAATGCTTTTGATTACCGCCAAGATACAACAAATGACACTAAGGATGTCATAGAAGAGGTCTGTGGTAATGATAGCCACTTGAAGGAGCCTGAGCCCATTAATGATGAGATCCACAAGGGGGAGGAGAAG GTGTTACAAGCAGAATGCCAAGAAGCTGAGGATGTAACCACAGACAAGAACATTTCTGACCAGAAAACCggacaagaggaggaaaactTTCAATGTTGTTTGAACAATCCAGTGTGCTTTGAAAGATCCCCTCATATGGGTAAAACAGGTGAAAACGACAGACCAGAACATAACATAACCACAGTGCAGACAAACAGCGAGTCCAACTCGGACAAGCCTCTCATTTATAATTCCATCTGTTATGGTAAAGATGAATGGTTTGAGGAAGAGAATTCAGATAGAATTGATTACAGTAGCTATTCTGGTAATGTTCATGTCTCtccagaggaggaaaagaaaaatgagggtgagagggcagaggaggagtGTGTAGACTACCAGGATATTTCTCAACAAGCTGAGATGTGGTCCTCAACATTGGAACAAGAAACAAACCTGCCATCTTCACAGCAGGACCAGTGTGATCACTTGATGGACAAGGTGATGCCACCCATTCAAGACAGTGATTGGAATGAAGATGGTGGTCTGGCTGGTGAAGTGATTGAGGAAGCCGTAGATGAAGACCACTCAAGCAAATCTGACACCCATTCACCACAGTTTGAAGAGCAAGAAGTGGAGCTGGAACAAAAGGAGGAATGTGATCGTATTCAAGAGGATGGTGCTAATCGAGTGGAAGAGAAAATGCTGACTAGTGACAGCATTATTGCCCGTAGTGAAGAACGTGACAGTTCAAGTGTGGCACTGTCTTGTTTGAGTATACCTGTGAAGGATGATAATTATGACAAAGGTCTGCCAGGTGTCACCATTGATGGAAATGCTCAAATCTCAAGCACAGCAGTTTTCCCTGACTTGTCAGTGACTTGTCAGCCACAGAAAGAAGACAATATCTCTACTCATGGCCCTCAGATGTCATCACATGAGACAGAAAATCCtcctgaaaacaacagaaatggcAGAACTGTGTTGGCTGAAGAATGTACCGACCAAATGATTGACCCTCATGTGCAGTCTTGCTACAAAGACCACCAAAGTGTCCAAATGGCAAATAATGAAGTCTCTGGCAAACTGATTATTGCTGCTGAGTCTGAAACAGTTGAGGACAGTACTGCTTGTGCAATAGCTGAAGAAATATCTTGTCCTCACCCACCACCCATTTGTGAAGACCAGCAAAGTGACCGCATGGAAAATGATGAAACAAGGGTTACTTCTGCTACTGAAGCAGTTGTTTGCAATAACACTCATCTTACTGCACTTTCAGTGCCTGAAGAAATAACTCATCCTGGCATGTTGTCTTCTTTCCAAGACCAACAAAGTGACCACatggaaaataatgaaatttttTCTGAAGTTCCCACCAGTGCTGTTCCTATCAATACTAAGGACAAAATTTACTTGTCGCCTTTTGAACAAAGTGGACAGAGGGATCATGACTTGTCTCCGAGTGTTGGGGAGGAGAGTGGGATTTCAAGTTTGGCTGTTAGCCCTGATGTGCAAGATGGTAACGAGTTTGACATGACGGTTGGTAATATGGTGTTTCCAGTGATGAATCACGATTTATGGTCTGAGGGTCAGACAGAGCCTCAAAACACCCTCTTTTCTGATGATGTAGCTATACCTGTCATTAATGACACGACAACAGGTATGGTGTTCGGGTCTTACCCATCGCATTGCTCCCGGGAGTCCCACAGTGAGCACACAAATTGGATTAAGTATGAGTCCTTTGCAGCTAATGAGGACATGTTTGGCCATGAGATTGAGGATGGTTACCACAGAGCGATGGATCACTTTACAGCACAGGTCACAGCAAGTGTCACTAGCTACACTGATGACctgaaaatacagacagacatgaaagcTGTCATTGAGGTTGtagaaattaaagaaaagagCGCAGGAGTACACGCTGAAAAGGAAGAGGACACAAAatcagagaaggagaaagaggaggacactgaaaagacagaaatcagtATCATGGAGGCGACTATGGACCATAACGAATGGATCACAGAGAGTAACTACCAAATCCTTCCCTGGATGAATCTTTCTGTCCTGTCTTTTGACCGCACAAAAACCAACCAGCTTCCTGCTGAAGAGTGTCAGTCCAGCTCTGCTGCGACAGTCACCACATGTATAGATACTACAGATATCCCACCTTCCACTGAAGTCAAACAAACCAGCCCTCTCTCCCTTGCAGATGAAAACACGGAAACTAACAAAAAGGTTGTGGCGGTCCAGCCCATGCCCCAGAACGTCAACGTGACCTTTCGCGTTCATTATTTCACTCAGTCGCCGTACCAGACAGTGGCTGTCACAGGGAACCACCAGGAGCTGGGGAACTGGAAGGGATTCATCCCCCTAGAAAGGGTCAAGGATGGGCACTGGGCCACGGTGGTCACCCTGCCCACAGAGAGCCACGTGGAGTGGAAGTTTGTAGTCCTGGAGAAGGGTGAGGTGTGTCGCTGGGAGGAATGTGGTAACCGTCTCCTTGACACGGGCTACGGAGACGACCTGCTTGTGCACAAATGGTGGGGACTCTTGTAA